A portion of the Sabethes cyaneus chromosome 3, idSabCyanKW18_F2, whole genome shotgun sequence genome contains these proteins:
- the LOC128740458 gene encoding uncharacterized protein LOC128740458: MAPLPAARITPSKVFEQTGLDYCEPFLVRPLAGRGASVKVWVAVYVCFAVKAVALHIVDGLSAAACVNSLRRFVSRVGRIRIIYCDNSTSFVGAARELREMRRQYRERFASTSWANECLQRGIEFQFIPPRAPHFGGLWEAAVKKFKYHLIRIMKTTPYRLDDFRTAIAQTENIMNSRPLTPLSNDPSDLSVLTPGHFLIGESPFQLPEQDYQQKPLNRLSRFQATQRAITDLWKRWSTEYIGLLHQRPAKWRKVPPNFAVGTMVVIKTDCVPPKRWPLGRVVTVYPGADGITRVVDVRTQNGTRRRATSELCILPIENCDAEYTAILKQPV, from the coding sequence ATGGCTCCATTACCAGCTGCACGCATTACTCCATCGAAGGTCTTTGAACAAACAGGGCTAGACTATTGTGAGCCGTTTCTCGTTCGACCGCTCGCAGGTCGAGGCGCATCGGTAAAAGTCTGGGTCGCCGTGTACGTATGTTTCGCCGTTAAAGCCGTAGCGCTGCACATCGTCGACGGGTTATCAGCAGCTGCGTGCGTCAATTCGCTTAGACGCTTTGTGAGTCGTGTCGGACGCATTCGAATCATATATTGCGACAACAGCACATCGTTCGTAGGCGCCGCGCGCGAGTTACGCGAGATGCGACGACAGTATCGAGAGCGGTTTGCATCTACTTCTTGGGCCAATGAATGCCTGCAACGTGGAATTGAGTTCCAGTTCATTCCGCCACGGGCACCGCATTTCGGCGGTTTATGGGAGGCTGCAGTTAAGAAATTTAAATATCACCTCATTCGCATCATGAAAACGACGCCGTACCGTTTAGATGATTTCCGCACAGCCATCGCCCAAACTGAAAACATCATGAACTCCCGCCCGTTGACTCCACTATCGAACGATCCTAGTGACCTCTCCGTCCTCACTCCTGGGCATTTTTTAATTGGAGAGTCACCGTTCCAACTTCCCGAGCAGGACTATCAACAAAAGCCACTCAATCGCCTTTCCCGCTTTCAGGCAACCCAACGTGCCATAACTGACTTGTGGAAACGTTGGTCAACTGAGTACATCGGGTTGCTCCATCAACGACCTGCTAAATGGAGGAAGGTGCCACCTAACTTTGCTGTCGGGACGATGGTCGTCATAAAAACGGACTGCGTACCTCCAAAACGGTGGCCACTAGGACGAGTGGTTACTGTCTACCCTGGGGCTGATGGCATCACCCGAGTCGTAGATGTACGCACGCAGAATGGAACCCGACGTCGTGCAACGTCAGAACTTTGCATTTTGCCCATCGAAAATTGTGATGCAGAATATACAGCTATCCTCAAACAACCAGTTTAA
- the LOC128740460 gene encoding uncharacterized protein LOC128740460, with product MPRLELCAARLGSQLIDTILQTTTFAGTPILWSDSTSVLHWIRSPPSKWKIFVSNRIAEIHRLTQDSQWRYVPTALNPADCLSRGLQPDELQHNTLWWHGPPFLLLDREHWPKQTATLSSMASEQLTLERKATTVLAAFTTDQCLIERFSDLARLLKVTSYCRRFLRNCKSNTKYRLTGALSPNEYDEAFKSLVRVVQRASFPSEIHYLEGKGHGETSLKKANLKSPLNSYDLMLDPEGTLRIQDPSIIKHYTLDLHNYYQSFASDSGLHVEENSHVEQCTNV from the exons ATGCCACGGTTAGAGCTTTGCGCTGCCCGTCTGGGAAGTCAATTGATAGATACGATTCTTCAGACGACCACATTCGCTGGAACCCCAATTTTGTGGTCCGATTCAACCAGTGTTCTGCACTGGATTCGCTCACCCCCGTCGAAGTGGAAGATATTCGTATCCAACCGTATTGCCGAGATTCATCGACTTACCCAAGACTCCCAGTGGCGGTATGTTCCTACAGCACTCAATCCTGCCGACTGCTTATCGAGAGGACTCCAGCCCGATGAACTTCAACATAATACTCTTTGGTGGCACGGGCCACCGTTTCTGCTTCTCGACCGTGAACACTGGCCTAAGCAAACTGCTACGCTTTCATCGATGGCATCGGAACAATTAACTTTGGAGCGTAAGGCAACCACTGTGTTAGCAGCGTTCACTACTGATCAGTGCTTAATAGAAAGATTTTCGGACCTGGCTCGCTTACTCAAGGTTACTTCGTACTGTCGCCGATTCTTGCGTAACTGTAAATCGAATACGAAATACAGGCTTACCGGTGCTCTATCGCCGAACGAATATGATGAGGCGTTCAAATCGTTAGTTCGTGTTGTTCAACGAGCATCCTTTCCCAGTGAAATTCATTATCTCGAGGGGAAAGGTCATGGTGAAACCTCTCTCAAGAAAGCCAATCTCAAGTCACCACTCAACAGTTACGACCTCATGCTCGACCCAGAAGGGACATTGCGGATCCAAG ATCCATCCATCATCAAACACTACACACTGGACCTGCACAATTACTATCAATCATTCGCCAGCGATTCTGGCCTGCACGTGGAAGAGAACTCGCACGTAGAACAGTGCACCAATGTTTGA